The segment TTTGCGCGTCGACCCGCGACTTGACGACGACGTCGTCGAAGCCGGCTGCATGGAGCGCCGCAACGGCGTCCGCGGTCGTCTTGCCCGTGAGATCGGGCACGCGCGGACCGGCGACGATGTTCTGCCGCATCGCGATCGCTATGACGATGACGATGATGAGCGCCACGATCGTGCTCGCGAGCATGATCGCACGACGCGAGTTCCACACCGACGGCGATGATTCGTCGAGGGATGCGAACCAGCGCCGCCGCGCGTCGGCTGCCGCTTTCTTGCGCCTTATGACGGCCGTATCGGTCTCGCCGTTGCGCGAACCGCCGTGCTGGTCGCCGTCGGGCCCGAACCCGAGGCACGCACGCAGCGCGACGAGCACCTCGCCGGCCGTCTGATATCGGTCTTTCGGCGATTTCTGGAGCAGCCGCATGATGATCTCGCGCAGCTGCGGGCTGATCGTCGCGCCTGCAGCCACCGGGTCGGGCACCGGCGCGTTGACATGCGCCATAGCGACGCCCATCGCCGTCTCCGCGTCGTACGGCCGCTTCCCGGTCATCATCTCGTAGAGCACGACGCCGACGCTGTAGAGGTCGCTCGCCTCGCAAAGCGCCTGACCCGTCAGGTGCTCCGGCGCGCCGTACGGCACCGAAGCGAGGACGTTCTCCTGGCTCGTCACCGTCTGCGCGTTCGCAGCGCGGGCGATACCGAAATCGGCGACGCGGACCGTATCTTCCGGCGTGATGAGCACGTTCGACGGCTTGATATCGCGATGGAGGAGCTCGCCGCGGTGAGCGGCGCCGAGCGCCGCGCAGATGCCCATCGCATAGCGGATCGCAGCGGATTCGGGCAGCTTCTTCTCGCGCGCGATGAGCGCCGCGAGCGTCTCGCCGCCGACGAACTCTTGGACGATGTAATGCGAGTCGCCGACTTCGCCGACATCGTACGTGTTGACGATATTCGGATGCGAGAGTTTCGCGGCCGCCTGCGCTTCTTGGTAGAAGCGCTGGACGAATTCGTCGTCGGCGGCGAATTGCGGACGCAGCACCTTCACGGCGACCTGACGTCGCAGCAGCAGATCGTATCCGCGGTAGACGACCGCCATGCCGCCCTCGCCGACCTTCGCGTCGAGGCGATAGCGGTTGTTGTAGATCGTCTCTGGCACTGAGTCCTAACCCCGTCAGCGCGGGTAGAGCGGCAGCGCGCCAGCGAGGATGGCGCGTGCGATCGGCGCCGACACGACGCCGCCGTATCCCGCGTTCTCGACGACGACCGCGACGACGAGCCGCGGCGCTTCCGCCGGCGCGAAGCATACGAACCACGCGTCCGGCGGCCCACCGAGATGCGTCGCGGTGCCCGTCTTGCCTGCGACCGTGACGTTCGGCAGCGCGGCCGCAGTGCCGGTGCCGTAACGCACGGCTGCGATCATCATCGTGCGGACTTCGTCTGCGGTTTCCGCCGATATGACGAGCGCCCCTGTCGGCGGCGGAATCGTGACCGGCGGCTTGCCCGGAACGCGGATCTGCTTGACGAACTGCGGCGGTTCGAGCACGCCGCCGTTGGCGATCGTCGAACCGATCAGCGCCATGCGCAGCGGCGTGACCACGAGGCTCCCTTGACCGAACGACATCTGCGCGAGCTCGGAATCGATGATCGAGTTCTGCGGGGGCACGTTGTCTTGGACGACGGAGACGGGCGTGTCGAGCGGCTCGCCGACGCCGAAGCGTTTCAGGTATTCGTAGAAGCCCGGCGCGCCGAGCTTGACGCCGATCTGCGCGAAGTCGACGTTGCTCGAGAGCGCGAACGCGCCGGTCACCGACTGCGTGCCCGTCACCTCATCCTCGTCGTTGCGGATGCGAAAACCGTCGATGAGGAAGTAGCCGGGGTCGTAGAAATTATCGTCGGGCGTGACGGCGCCCGCGTCGAGCGCCGCGCTCGCGGTGAACATCTTGAACGTCGAGCCGGGCGGGTAGAGACCGGCGGCGCCGCGGTCGAGCAGCGGCGCGTCGGACCGGTCTCGCAAGCCCTTCCAATCTTTTTCGAGGCGATTCGGGTCGAAGGTCGGCCGGTTGACGATCGCGAGCACCGCGCCGGTCCTCGGATCCAAGACGACCGCCGCGCCGCGGATGTCTTGGGGCAACGCACGGTCGACGACTGCGGCGATATCGCCTCGAAGCGTGAGGACGACGTCGCCGCCACGACTCGTGCCGGTCGTCGTCGATGAGTCGAACGGCGCGAGGATCGAGCTCGAACCTGCCGACTTGGATGAGACGATAGAGTCGAGTCCGGCTTCCAAGCCAGACTCGCCGTAGACGGGCGAGGCATAACCGACGAGTTGCGCGAGCGCGCTGCCGGCGCTATAGACGCGACGGTCCCCGTGGCTTTTCGCGAGCGGCACGCCGGAGGAATCGAAGAGCGTGCCCCGCTGCGAGATCGACACGCTGTGGCGTGGATCGCCCTCGTGGCTTTCGATGAAGCTGCGCTGCGCGATCTGCACGCGAGCGTCGGCGATCGCGAGCACGACGAACGCGACGACGAAACCGATCGCGACGTGGATGAGCCGCGAGCGCAACGCGGTGCCCTAGCGGCTGCGGGCGCCGGCGGGCGTCGCGAGCGCGAGGCGTGGGCGGACGTACTCCTGGAGCGAGCGGACGGTGATCTCGCCGTCGCCGGATCTGCTCTCGAGCGCGAGGAGCAGCGCCCGGACCGTGTCGAGCGACGTCAGGCACGCGACGCCCGCTTCCGCCGCCGCCCGCCGGATGCGATAGCCGTCCGTCTGCGACTGCGGGGTCGTCGCCGCGTCGTTGATGACGAGATCGACGCCGCCCGAGCCGATGAGGTCGAGGACGTGCGGCGATCCCTCAGCGATCTTGTTGACGCGCGTCGCGTCGATGCCGTGATCGCCGAGCAGCGACCAGGTCCCCGGGGTCGCGTAGAGGCGGAAGTCCATGTCGATGAGCGCGCGAGCGATCGAAAGCGACGAGAACTTCTCGGCATCGGAGACGGAGAACAGGATGCGGCCGCCGGGCGGCGGCGGATTGATGCCCGCGCCGAGCATGCCGCGCAGCAGCGCGCCCGCGTACGTCGCGTCGATGCCGAGCGCTTCACCGGTCGACTTCATCTCCGGGCCGAGGATCGTCTCGACGCGCCGCAATTTGGCGAACGAGAAGACGGGTATCTTAACCGCGACGAAGTCGGGGCGCGGCAATAGCCCGAGCTCGAGGTCCATGTCGCGGAGCTTCTCGCCGATCGCGACCCGAGTCGCGGCCGCGACGAGCGGCACGCCGGTGAGCTTCGCGATGATCGGCACGGTGCGGCTCGCTCGCGGGTTCGCCTCGATGACGAACAGCTCGCCGTCGTGCACGATGTACTGGACGTTGATGAGGCCGTTGATGCCGAGCTCGGCGCAGAGGCGGCGCGTCACGTCTGCGATGCGGGCCTCCATCTCCGGACCGATGGTCTGGGTCGGATAGACCGCCATCGAATCGCCGGAGTGGATGCCGGCGCGTTCAACGTGCTCGAAGATCCCAGGGATGATGATGTCGTCGCCGTCGAAGACCGCGTCGACCTCGACCTCGACGCCGGCGAGGTATTTGTCGACGAGCAGCGGGGCGTGCGGTAGGATCGGCGGCGCGCTCTCCGCATACGCGGCGAGCTGGCCCTCGTTGTAGACGATCTCCATGCCACGGCCGCCGAGCACGTACGACGGACGGACGAGTACGGGAAAACCGATCTCGCGCGCGATCTCGCGCGCCTTGCGGAACGAGAGCGCCGTCTTGCCCGGGGGACGCGCGACGCCGAGCGACGAGAGCACTCCGTCGAACTTGCGCCGGTCTTCGGCGAGAGCGAGCGCTTTCTGGCCGCTGCCGAGCGATTTGATTCCGCGTTTCTCCAGATCGCGAGCGAGATTGATCGGCGTCTGACCGCCGAAGGACAGGAGGGCGCCTTCCGCGTGCGTCGCGCGAACGGCGTGCTCGACCTCGTCGACGCAGGGCGGCTCGAACACGAGGACGTCGGACACGTCGAAGTCGGTGCTCACGGTCTCGGGGTTGTTGTTGAGCACGACGGATGCGACGCCCGCTTCGTGCAGCGCCCATGCCGCGTGGACGCACGAGTAATCGAACTCGATGCCCTGACCGATGCGGATCGGTCCGCTGCCGACGACGACGACCGTGCGACGGCCGGTCTTCCGCAGCTCTTCGGCTTCGCCGACCGTCGCGTAATAGTACGGCGTGCGCGCCGGGAATTCGGCGCCTGCCGTGTCGACGACGCGATACGTCGTCGCCGCGGTCGCGCCGCCGGCCGCCTTCACCTGACCCAGAGGCCGCTTGGTCATGCGCGCGATCGTCGCCGCGGCGTAGCCCTGTCGCTTCGCGCGTACGATCGCCTCGTCACTCGCTTCAGCCGACCGCAAGTCGGTCTCCGTTTTGACGAGTTCGGTCAGCTCTTCGAGCCAGAACGGGTCGATGGTCGTAAGCTCGGAGATGCCTTCGACAGTCCGGCCGCGCCGCAGGCATTCGGCGACGGCGAAGAGCCGTTCGTGCGTCGGCCGGCGCAGCACGTCGTCGAGCTCGTCGTCGCTCCACTGCTCGATGGCATGGCCGGTGAGCGCGTCGCGGCCGATGTCGCACCCGCGTACGGCCTTGATGAGCGCTTGTCCGAACGTGCGCCCGATCGCCATGACCTCGCCGGTCGACTTCATCTGGCTGCCGAGGTGCGCGTCGCCGAGCGGGAACTTGTCAAACGGCCAACGAGGGATCTTGACGACGCAGTAGTCGAGCGTCGGCTCGAAGGCGGCTTTCGTGACCCCCGTGACGGGGTTCGGGATGTCGGGAAGCAGCTGCCCCAGCGCCACTTTCGTCGCGATCTTCGCGATCGGATAGCCGGTGGCTTTGCTCGCGAGCGCGGACGAACGCGACACGCGCGGATTCACTTCGATGATGCGATATTCGTCGCTGTGCGGATCGAGCGCGAACTGGATGTTGCAGCCGCCCTGGATCTCGAGGTGGCGGATGATGTTGATCGACGCGGATCGCAGGCGCTGGTAGTCGCGGTCGGAGAGCGTCTGCGACGGCGCGACGACGATCGAATCGCCGGTGTGGACGCCGACCGGATCGATGTTCTCCATGTTGCAGACGACGATGCAGTTGCCGGCGCCGTCGCGCAGCACTTCGTACTCGACTTCCTTCCAACCGAGGAGCGATGTCTCGAGCAGCACCTGACGCGCGATGCTCGCGCGCAGCCCGCTCTCGAGGAATTCGCGCAGTTGCTCGCGGTCGTAGGCGATGCCGCCGCCGGTACCGCCGAGCGTGTATGCCGGCCGGACGATGAGCGGTAAGCCTTTTTCGTCGGCGAAGGCGAGGCCAGGTTCGACCTCGTTGACGACGACCGAGTCCGGCACGGGCTCGCCGATCGCGATCATCGCCTTCTTGAAGAGATCGCGGTCTTCGGCGAGGCGAATCGTCCGCAACGGCGTGCCGAGCAGCTCGACGCCGTAGCGCTCGAGCGTGCCGCGTTCGGCGAGCGCGACCGCAAGGTTGAGGCCGGTCTGACCGCCGAGCGTCGCGAGCATCGCATCCGGCCGCTCGCGCGCGATGATCGCCTCGACGTGCGACGGCACGAGCGGCTCGAGATAGACCGCGTCGGCCATCTCCGGATCGGTCATGATCGTCGCTGGATTCGAATTGACGAGGACGACCCGGCAGCCTTCTTCACGCAGCGCGCGGCACGCCTGGACGCCGGCGTAGTCGAACTCCGCCGCCTGGCCGATGACGATCGGCCCCGACCCCACTACGAGCACGCAGCGCCGCGCGTCGGACGTCATGACGCGATGCTCGCGAGGAACTTGGCGAATAGGCCGTATGCGTCGCCCGGGCCGGGCGACGCTTCAGGGTGGAACTGCACGGACTCGATCGGCAGCTCCTCGTGCCGCAAGCCTTCGTTGACGCCGTCGTTCAGGTTGACGAGCGTTTGTGCTACGCCGCGAGGCAGCGAGGCCGCGTCGACGGCGTAGCCGTGGTTGTGCGCGGTGATGAGCACCTCGCCGGTGTCGCACCGCTGGACCGGCTGGTTGCCACCACGGTGACCGTACTTCATCTTATATGTCTTCGCGCCGAGCGCGATCGCGAGGAGCTGGTGACCGAGGCAGATGCCGAATATAGGAAGCTTCTCGTGGTCGACGGCGCGTTTGAGCGTGTCGACGACGCGGCCGAGCTCGGAGGGGTCGCCGGGCCCGTTGCTAACGACGAGGCCCGCCGGCCCGGCTGAGAGGATGTCGTCGAACGACGAATCGTAGGGCAGTTCGATGACTTCCGCGCCTGCTCGTTCCAGTGACCCCGCGATGTTCTCTTTGACGCCGCAATCGAGCAGCGCAACGCGCAGCCGGCTCCTGCCGATCTGGAGCTTCGACCGGACGCTGACGCCCTCGACGAGCTCAGGCGTTCCCAACGGCTCGCCCACGTATTCGCGCAGAACGTCCTTCGCCCGTGCGACGGCCTCGTCGCCGACGGCGAGCACCGAGCGCATCGTCCCCGATTCGCGCAAGCGGATGACGAGCGAACGCGTGTCGACGTCTTCGATTCCGCGTACCCTTTGTGCATCGAACCACTCCGGCAGCGAACCCGTGCTGCGCCAGTGGCTCGGGTGACGGCTGACGCGTTTGAAGACGCCGCCGGATGCGCAAATGCGATCGTGCTGCTCGACGGCCGGATCGATCCCGTAGTTGCCGATGAGCGGGTACGTGAAGACGAGCAGCTGTCCGGCGTACGACGGATCGGTGAGCGCTTCTTCGTAGCCGGTCATACCGGTGTAGAACACCGCCTCGCCGGTCGACGCGCCGTCGGGACCGATGCCGGTCCCTTCGAACGCGCTACCGTCCGCCAGCAGCAGCACCGCGCGGCGGTTCATGCTTTCACCGCTTTTCGCGAAGCGAACACGATGGAGCCGCCGACGACGCTCATCGCAGGTTTGACGTCGAAGGTCTGGCCGGCAAACGGAGTCGCCCGGCCTTTCGACACGAACAGCGTGGGGTCGACCGTCCACGGTCGGTCGAGATGCAGCCCAGTGATATCCGCCGGCGAGCCGGGAGCGAGCGTGCCGCCGTCGACGCCGAGCAGCCGTGCGACGTTGGTCGAGAAGTTGGCGACGAGCGTCGCGATCGGCACGTCGCGGAACGTGTCGAACATCGCCGCGACCGCCGTCTCGAGTCCGGAAAAACCGACGCACGCATGCGAGAGCGGCGGTTCTTTCTCATCGGGCGCGTGCGGCGCGTGATCGCTCGCGAAAATGTCGATCGTGCCGTCGACGACCGCTGCCTTGAGCGCCTTGACGTCGGCCGCCGACCGTAGCGGCGGATTGACGCGCATCGCGGCATCGAAACCGAGCAGCTGCTCGTCGGTGCACCGGACGTGGTGCGGCGTCGCTTCGCCGGATGCGTCGACGCCCGTCGAGCGCGACCAGCGGAGGACGTCGATCGTCTCGCGCGCGCTGACGTGACACAGGTGCCAGCGCTTGCCTGTGACGCGCGCGACGAGCAGGTCGCGCGCAGCGATCGCGGCTTCCGCAAGGTTCGGCGTGCCGGTGACGCCGAGCAGATCGCTGATCACGCCTTCGTTCATGAGGGCGCCGTCGAATGCCGGGTCGTCGCAATGCGATAGGAACGGCTGCGGCAGGTCGGCGATGAGCCTTGCCGCGTGGTACAAAGCCTTGAGCGACGCGGTCGTCGAGCCGTCGTCGGAAAACGCGACCGCTCCCGCTTTCGCCATACCGCGGAGCGCCGCTATCGATTCTCCCGCGCGCGCGATCGTGACGCTCCCGATCGGATAGCATCGCACTCCGCCGATCGCGTCCGCGGCGCGGATGAGCTGCGACACTGACGAGGCACGGTCGATGGGCGGTCTCGTGTTCGGCATCGCGGCGACGGCGGTGAATCCGCCGGCGGCGGCGGCGGCAAGGCCGGTCTCCAGGGTCTCTTTTTGCGGATCGCCGGGATGGCGCAGGTGGACGTGCGGATCGATGAAGCCGGGGCAGAGCACCATCCCCGCGCAGTCGACGCGCTCCGCGTCGAGATCCGGTTCTGCCGGCGCTCCGTCGATGATCGCGGCGATCACGCCGTTGCGGACGGCGATCGTGCGGATCGCATCCAGGCCGAGCGTCGGATCGACGACGCGTGCCCCGACGAAATCGCGATTCGGCACGCGGCTTTTCAACGGACGGTCCCCGCCGAGTCGGCCGGATGGAGCGGACGAGCGCTCGCGGCGGCGCGCAGGCAGCGTTCGAGCGCCGCCATCCTGACGTAGACGCCGTTCTCCACCTGGCGTTCGATCCGGCTCCGCGGATCATCCATGAGCGCACCGGAGATCTCGACGCCGCGATTGACCGGCCCCGGATGCATGATGATCGCGTGAGGCGCCATCCGACCGACGCGTGCATCATCGATGCCGTAGCCTTCGATCAGATCTTCCGCGGGCGGAAGCTCGGCGCCGTCGGCGCGCTCCTTTTGGATGCGCAGCAGCATGACCGCGTCGGCGCGCGGGAGACAGGCGTCGAGGTCGGTCGACAGCTCGGCGAAGCCCCAGCCCGGCGAGGTCGGCGGGAGCAAGAGCGGAGGCGCGCAGAGCGTCACGTGCGCTCCGAGGAGATGTGCGGCGCGCGCGCTCGAACGCGCGACTCGGCTGTGGCGGATGTCGCCGCTTATGACGAGACGGCGGCCGTCGAGCGCGCCGAACTCTTCGACGAGCGTCATCGCGTCGAGCAAGCCTTGGGTCGGGTGCGCGTGCCAGCCGTCGCCCGCGTTGAGGATCGCGGCGCTGAAATGTCGCGCGAGCGCGTGTGGAAAGCCGCTCTCCGAGTGCCTGACGACGAGCGCGTCCGCGCCGATCGCTTGGATCGTGCGCATCGTATCCTCGAGCGTCTCGCCTTTGCCGAGCGACGACGTCTCGGGGTGGAAATCGTGCCACGTCCCGCCGAGCTTGTGCGTCGCTTGGGCGAACGACGTCGCGGTGCGCGTGCTCGCTTCGAAGAACATGCCGACGACGATCTTGCCCTTGAGGCGAAGCGACGCATCGGCGACGCCGCGCTTGAACTCGAGCGCACGCTTTATCAACGCCTCGATGAGCGGCCGTTGCGCGTCATCGAGGTCGAGGAGCAAGCGATCCGCCGTCATGCCGCTTCGCAGATGACGACGCGATCTGCGTCGTCCGGCTCCGGACGAAGTTCGACGACCACCCTTTCGTCCGACGCCGTCGGCACGAATTTGCCGACGTAGTCGGCTTGGATGGGCAGCTCGCGTAAGCCGCGGTCGATGAGGACGCACAGCCGGACGGCACGCGGCCGCCCGAGGTCGGTGATCGCGTCGAGGGCCGAGCGCACCGTGCGGCCGGTGAAGAGCACGTCGTCGATGATGACGACGTCCTTGCCGGTCACGTCGCTCGTTATATCGCTCTCGGGCATCTCGCGCGGCGCGTCGTCGTCGCGATAGAGGGTGATGTTGAGGAAGCCGGTCTGCACGGTGACGCCGGTCCGGCGTTTGATCTCGGCTTGGATGCGGCGCGCGAGGTTCTCGCCGCCCTTGCGGATACCGATGAGGACGAGGTCGCGCGTCGCGCCGGTCGGCTCGATGATCTGATGCGTGAGCCGCTCGACGGTGCGCTGAAGCTCGGCAGACGAAAACACGACGAGCTTTTCCCGCAGCGTGGGCGCTTTCGTCGTGGCCATGAGCGGTGTTCTTCGTCGCCCCACCGGCGCGGCCCTGTGAGGAACACATGTAGCGGTCGAGCTTTAGCTCGACCGCCGCGGCCTTGCGGTAAGCAGCTTGGAGCGGTCGACCTTTACGGTCGACCGTCACGGCCTCACTTGGAAGCGTGTCTGCGGTCGAGCTGAAGCTCGACCGCTACAAAGCCATTCCGCTAGAGCGTCACGCGGCGTTCGCGAGCGAGTTCGAACGTGCGCCTCAACTCTTCCAGCCGCCGGCGTTCGCCCTCGACGACCTCGGCCGGCGCCTTACGCACGAAACCTTCGGATGCAAGCTTCCGCTCGATGACGTCGATCTCGCGCTCGGTCTTCTCTATCTCCTTGTCGAGCGACGTGCGCTCGCGCTCGATGACCCCCGCGTCGACCGGCAGGAACACTTGCGCCGCGCCGAGGCGCCTCGACAGCGCGCTCTCCGGCTTCGGGAACTCGCCGTCGCCGATCGAGCGGACAGCGCTCGCGCGGCCGAGGCGTTCGACGATCTCGGACTCGCGTTGCAGCAAGCCGACGAGTTCGGGCGAGGCGCCATCGACGAAGACGTCTCGGAGTTCGCGATACGGAAGTTTTGGAACGCCGCGCAGCGCGAGCACCGCGTCGACGAAGCCGAGCACCTGCGCCATGTCGGAGCGAGAGCCTATGTCGATCCAGGCAGCAGCGCCGTCCGGCCAGGCGGACTTGCCGATGCGCGGCACCTCGTGCGGCAGCCGCTGCCAGAGCTCTTCGGTGATGAACGGCATGATCGGATGCAGCAGCTGGAGCGCGCCGGTCAGCACGCGGCCGAGGATGCACGCACGCGTCGGTACGCGGTCTTTCGCGATCTCGATGTAGACGTCGCACACCTCGTTCCAGACGAAGCTGCGGATCGCGTCCGACGCTTCGGAGAAGTCGAAGTCGCGGTATGCGGCGTCGACGCGCTGGACGGTTTGTGCGAGCGCGTCGAGGATGTAGCGGTCGGCGAGCGTCAGTTGGACGTCGGGGCACGAGAGCGGTTCGCGCGCTTCGCCGAGCTCCGGGAAGGTCGTCAGCGCGAAGCGGACCGCTTGCCACAACTTGTTGCAGAACTTTCGCGCGTCTTCGCAGCGCCCGACGGAAAAACGCACGTCTTGACCTGCGTGCATCTGGTTGACGATGCCAAAACGCGTCGCGTCAGCGCCGTAGTCGCGCACGAGATCGAGCGGGTCGAGGTTATTCCCCCGTGACTTGCTCATGCGCTGGCCGTTCTCGTCGAGGATGACCGGCGTGATGAGGACGGTCGAGAACGGCTCGCGGCCCAAGAAATGGATGCCGAGCATGACCATGCGCGCGACCCAGAGGAAGATGATCTCGCGCGCGGTGACGAGGACCTGCGTCGGATACCAGACCTCGAGCTCTTTCGTCTTCTCGGGCCAGCCGAGGATCGAGAACGGCCAGAGGCCTGAGGAGAACCACGTGTCGAGGGTGTCTTCATCGCGACGGAGATCGGTACGGGCGCACGTGGCGCACTTCTCCGGTTCGGACAGCGCGACCGTCGCGTGGTCGAGGCCGCAATACCAGACCGGCAACCGGTGGCCCCACCAGATCTGGCGCGAGATGTTCCAATCACGGATCCGCTCGAGCCAATCTTCGTACGTCTTCTGGTACCGCTCGGGGACGAACTTCACGCGGCCTTCTCTAGATGCCGAAAGCGCCGGCTCTGCGAGCGGCTTCATCTTGACGAACCACTGCAGCGACAAGAGCGGCTCGATCGGCGTGTCGCAGCGATAGCAGATACCGATCGACGTCGCGTGCGCTTCTTCGCGGACGAGCAGACCGCGTTCGCGCAATCGGCGGACGGCGAGCTCGCGCGCGTCGAACCGATCGAGCCCGGCGAATTCAGGCTCGACATCGCCGGTGAGCTTCGCGTCGAAGCCGATGACGGACGGTTGCGGCAAGCCGTGGCGTTCGCCGATCTCGTTGTCGGTGAAATCGTGGGCCGGCGTGATCTTGAGCGCGCCGGTTCCGAATTCGCGCTCGACCGACGCGTCGGCGATGACGGGGATCGGCGCCGGCATCAGCGGACGCATGACATGCTTGCCGATGAGCGCCCGGTAACGATCGTCGTCGGGATGGACCGCGACCGCGACGTCGGCGAATATCGTCTCGGGGCGCGTCGTCGCGATGACGGCGTCGGGAGCTCCATCGACGCCGGCGTAGCGGACGAAATAGAGCGTGCCTTGACGCTCCTCCCGTTCGACTTCGCTGTCCGATAGGGTCGACGCGCAGCGCGGGCACCAGTTTATGAGGCGCGTACCGCGGTAGATCAGCCCCTCGGCGTACAGGTCGACGAAGACCTTGAGCACGGCGCGGCTCATGCCTTCGTCCATCGTGAAGCGGTCTCGATCCCAATCGGGCCCGAAGCCGAGCGCGCGGAACTGTTCGTAAAGGACGTCGCCGTATTCGCGCCGCCACTCCCACACGCGTGCGATGAACGCGTCGCGGCCGAGGTCGAACCGCGTCTTGCCTTCCTTGGCGAGCTCTTTCTCGACGACGTTCTGCGTCGCGATCGCGGCGTGATCTTGACCCGGCAGCCAGACGGCGTTCCTGCCGCGCATGCGGTTCCAGCGGACGAGGATGTCTTGCGGCGTGTACGTCGAGCCGTGGCCCATGTGGGCACGTCCGGTGATGTTCGGCGGCGGCATCGCGATGACGAACGGCTTGAGCTCGGGATCCGGCTCGGCGTGGAACGCCTTCTCCGCTTCCCAAGTCTGGTACCATCGCCGTTCGATCGCGGCCGGGTCGTACTTGTCGAGCATCGGCTCGCGCAGCTCGGTCATGGCCTCGAAGTTCGGGCGAGATTGCGCGCACCCTGCGGCGCACAGGTGCGGAGGCGCCGGCTACGTCTTACGACGCCGCGATGAGCTTCGCGAACGTGTCGGCGTCGACGTTGCCGCCGCTGATGATGATGCCCACACGGGCGCCGAAGTCTCCGGCTTTGCCGGCGAGCGCCGCGGCGACCGGCACCGCGCCTGCGGGTTCGACGACGATCTTCGTGCGCCCGAAGAGCAGGCGCATCGCGTTGCGGATCTCGTCATCGTTGACGGTGACGAAATCGTCGACGAGCTTGTCGGCGATCGGCCACGTGATGTCGCCGGGCGACGTCGTGCGTAAGCCTTCGGCGATCGTGTCCGGCTCGGGGATCGCGACCGGCTTGCGCGCGCGGCGCGATCTCGACCAGTCGTCGCCCGCTTCGGGCTCGACGCCGACGATCTTCAAGCCTGGGCGCAATGTTTTCGCGACGATCGCGCTGCCCGAGATGAGGCCACCGCCGCCGACC is part of the Candidatus Eremiobacteraceae bacterium genome and harbors:
- a CDS encoding dihydroorotase; translation: MPNRDFVGARVVDPTLGLDAIRTIAVRNGVIAAIIDGAPAEPDLDAERVDCAGMVLCPGFIDPHVHLRHPGDPQKETLETGLAAAAAGGFTAVAAMPNTRPPIDRASSVSQLIRAADAIGGVRCYPIGSVTIARAGESIAALRGMAKAGAVAFSDDGSTTASLKALYHAARLIADLPQPFLSHCDDPAFDGALMNEGVISDLLGVTGTPNLAEAAIAARDLLVARVTGKRWHLCHVSARETIDVLRWSRSTGVDASGEATPHHVRCTDEQLLGFDAAMRVNPPLRSAADVKALKAAVVDGTIDIFASDHAPHAPDEKEPPLSHACVGFSGLETAVAAMFDTFRDVPIATLVANFSTNVARLLGVDGGTLAPGSPADITGLHLDRPWTVDPTLFVSKGRATPFAGQTFDVKPAMSVVGGSIVFASRKAVKA
- a CDS encoding aspartate carbamoyltransferase catalytic subunit, which gives rise to MTADRLLLDLDDAQRPLIEALIKRALEFKRGVADASLRLKGKIVVGMFFEASTRTATSFAQATHKLGGTWHDFHPETSSLGKGETLEDTMRTIQAIGADALVVRHSESGFPHALARHFSAAILNAGDGWHAHPTQGLLDAMTLVEEFGALDGRRLVISGDIRHSRVARSSARAAHLLGAHVTLCAPPLLLPPTSPGWGFAELSTDLDACLPRADAVMLLRIQKERADGAELPPAEDLIEGYGIDDARVGRMAPHAIIMHPGPVNRGVEISGALMDDPRSRIERQVENGVYVRMAALERCLRAAASARPLHPADSAGTVR
- the pyrR gene encoding bifunctional pyr operon transcriptional regulator/uracil phosphoribosyltransferase PyrR; its protein translation is MATTKAPTLREKLVVFSSAELQRTVERLTHQIIEPTGATRDLVLIGIRKGGENLARRIQAEIKRRTGVTVQTGFLNITLYRDDDAPREMPESDITSDVTGKDVVIIDDVLFTGRTVRSALDAITDLGRPRAVRLCVLIDRGLRELPIQADYVGKFVPTASDERVVVELRPEPDDADRVVICEAA
- a CDS encoding valine--tRNA ligase; amino-acid sequence: MTELREPMLDKYDPAAIERRWYQTWEAEKAFHAEPDPELKPFVIAMPPPNITGRAHMGHGSTYTPQDILVRWNRMRGRNAVWLPGQDHAAIATQNVVEKELAKEGKTRFDLGRDAFIARVWEWRREYGDVLYEQFRALGFGPDWDRDRFTMDEGMSRAVLKVFVDLYAEGLIYRGTRLINWCPRCASTLSDSEVEREERQGTLYFVRYAGVDGAPDAVIATTRPETIFADVAVAVHPDDDRYRALIGKHVMRPLMPAPIPVIADASVEREFGTGALKITPAHDFTDNEIGERHGLPQPSVIGFDAKLTGDVEPEFAGLDRFDARELAVRRLRERGLLVREEAHATSIGICYRCDTPIEPLLSLQWFVKMKPLAEPALSASREGRVKFVPERYQKTYEDWLERIRDWNISRQIWWGHRLPVWYCGLDHATVALSEPEKCATCARTDLRRDEDTLDTWFSSGLWPFSILGWPEKTKELEVWYPTQVLVTAREIIFLWVARMVMLGIHFLGREPFSTVLITPVILDENGQRMSKSRGNNLDPLDLVRDYGADATRFGIVNQMHAGQDVRFSVGRCEDARKFCNKLWQAVRFALTTFPELGEAREPLSCPDVQLTLADRYILDALAQTVQRVDAAYRDFDFSEASDAIRSFVWNEVCDVYIEIAKDRVPTRACILGRVLTGALQLLHPIMPFITEELWQRLPHEVPRIGKSAWPDGAAAWIDIGSRSDMAQVLGFVDAVLALRGVPKLPYRELRDVFVDGASPELVGLLQRESEIVERLGRASAVRSIGDGEFPKPESALSRRLGAAQVFLPVDAGVIERERTSLDKEIEKTEREIDVIERKLASEGFVRKAPAEVVEGERRRLEELRRTFELARERRVTL